Proteins encoded in a region of the Pseudomonas viciae genome:
- the dapC gene encoding succinyldiaminopimelate transaminase, translated as MNNALNQLQPYPFEKLRALLGSVTPNPDKRPIALSIGEPKHRSPSFVAEALASNLEKMAVYPTTLGIPELREAITGWCERRFSVPNGWLDPARHVLPVNGTREALFAFTQTVVNRGDDALVVSPNPFYQIYEGAAFLAGAKPHYLPCLDENGFNPDFDAVSPDIWKRCQILFLCSPGNPTGALIPVDVLKKLIALADEHDFVIAADECYSELYFDEQTPPPGLLSACVELGRQDFKRCVVFHSLSKRSNLPGLRSGFVAGDADILKGFLLYRTYHGCAMPVQTQLASIAAWNDEVHVRANRALYREKFDAVLEILSPVLDVQRPDGSFYLWPNVAGDDAAFCRDLFEQEHVTVVPGSYLSREVDGVNPGAGRVRMALVAPLAECVEAAERIRAFIQRRG; from the coding sequence ATGAACAACGCCCTGAACCAGTTACAGCCCTACCCGTTCGAAAAGCTCCGCGCCTTGCTCGGCAGCGTCACGCCCAATCCGGACAAGCGCCCGATCGCCCTGTCCATCGGCGAGCCCAAGCACCGCTCGCCAAGTTTCGTGGCCGAGGCCCTGGCCAGCAATCTGGAAAAAATGGCCGTGTACCCGACCACCCTCGGTATCCCGGAATTGCGTGAAGCCATCACCGGCTGGTGCGAGCGCCGCTTCAGCGTACCGAACGGCTGGCTGGACCCGGCGCGCCATGTGCTGCCGGTCAACGGCACCCGTGAAGCCTTGTTCGCCTTCACCCAGACCGTGGTCAACCGTGGCGACGATGCCCTGGTCGTCAGCCCCAACCCGTTCTATCAGATCTATGAAGGCGCGGCGTTCCTGGCCGGGGCCAAGCCACACTACCTGCCGTGCCTGGACGAAAACGGCTTCAACCCGGATTTCGATGCGGTCTCGCCGGACATCTGGAAACGCTGCCAGATCCTGTTCCTGTGCTCCCCTGGCAACCCGACCGGCGCGCTGATTCCGGTGGATGTACTGAAGAAACTCATCGCCCTGGCCGACGAACACGACTTCGTCATCGCCGCGGACGAGTGCTACAGCGAACTGTACTTCGACGAACAGACCCCGCCACCAGGGCTGCTCAGCGCCTGTGTCGAACTGGGCCGCCAGGACTTCAAGCGCTGCGTGGTGTTCCACAGCCTGTCCAAACGCTCCAACCTGCCTGGCCTGCGCTCCGGTTTCGTCGCGGGTGACGCGGACATCCTCAAGGGTTTCCTGCTGTACCGCACCTACCACGGCTGCGCGATGCCGGTTCAGACCCAACTGGCGAGCATCGCCGCGTGGAACGACGAAGTGCATGTACGGGCCAACCGCGCGCTGTACCGGGAGAAGTTTGACGCGGTACTGGAGATCCTCAGCCCGGTGCTGGATGTACAGCGTCCTGATGGCAGCTTCTACCTGTGGCCGAATGTGGCGGGCGATGATGCGGCGTTCTGCCGGGACCTGTTCGAACAGGAGCACGTGACCGTGGTACCGGGCTCGTACCTGTCCCGAGAAGTGGATGGCGTCAACCCAGGCGCCGGGCGTGTGCGCATGGCCTTGGTCGCGCCATTGGCTGAATGTGTGGAAGCGGCCGAGCGGATTCGCGCGTTCATTCAGCGTCGGGGTTAA